The nucleotide window GGATGGTgatcaaatttgtttttgttttgaatttgaatcGAGAGTTTTAGTGTTTTTGGAATGTTCGTAGAGTATTACCTACATTGTGGAGTAATCAGTGTCTTTGGTTTAAAGTTTCAATTTCGTTAGCGGGATACCACACTATGTTTGTCATACCACACTATGTTGGTTTGACTTGTAATATCAATGTTTTTTGGTTAGCTAGAGAGTTTGATTGAATATTTTGTGAGTCACTAATATGAGTTGGAAACTGTAGGAATTGTAGCTGATACAAGTGCTTACGATCAAAGTAAACGATTGCGAACTGGTGGTGACTACTCACAGGGTGGTTATAGTAGTCCATCTCCTTTTCATCCTGCTCCTCCACCTGTTTGGGGGCCACATGGGTAATCAAACATTGCTCATctaatttcaaaataaaatttagttGTTTCTGCTGTTCGGTAGAGCATATGTTTCCCTTTCCATATATATCACATTTTCTCATGTGAGTGTTACTTGTGTGGCCCAGGTATATGGCTCCACCACCCCCTACGTATGATCCATATGGTGGTTATCCTGTTCCTCCAGTACCAATGCACCCTCCTCCTCCTGTACCAGCACCAGCACCAAGTAGTTATGTACCTGTTCTGGTAATCCACTGTGCTTCCTGTGCGTAAAATGTTGGGTAAAAAGTTTGCATTTGCTAATTGATGAGTTCGCATGAACCTTTGGACTGATTCACaaatttccttttttccttggattgggatgtgtgtgtgtgtggggtgGGGAGTTGAGATACTGATATTTATCAAGAGATGTAGCTTGTCTAGCTATTACTTCGTCAAACAACCCCCGTGCCCCTTCTTCTCTTGTTTAGATAAATGAATGCATCatatattgaagaaaaataccatAAGTGCAGCTGTAACATGATACTAAACTAAATAAGCAGATTACCGTGGTtattcatttttacttattCTACTCATAGttcaaagaattttttttcttccgtgGATGTAGCTTTTTTGTTTGTGTTCCCCACTATCTTTCTTCCTGTATGTTGTACTTTTGTTGTTTCGTAGTGCCCAAATTCTTTGTAAATGTTGGTTGTTCATGATGCAGGAAGCCTAtaatttgttctttttttacAATGGTTCTTGTTTCCTGCAGAACACTAAAGATAACCCACCATGCAATACCTTATTTATTGGAAATCTGGGAGAGAGCATTAATGAGGAAGAATTGAGGGGCCTTTTCAGCTCGTATGAATGTCTCATCCCTTATCTTAGGATGTGTTTCATCTCTATGTTTCATAAGAACGATGTCATGCTAAACATGAATTTTTGGTAATGCAGACAACCTGGATTTAAGCAAATGAAGGTCCTAAGACAAGAAAGGCATACTGTTTGTTTCATTGAGTTTGAAGTAAGTAATATTTATTTCGTAGTTATGCGCTGCTTATTGACGTTTTCATGTTGGGATGcccttttctctattttctaaaTGGATTTTCTGTATAATCCATGCAGGATGTGAACAGTGCCACCAATGTACACCAGGCTTTGCAGGGTGCTGTTATCCCCAGTTCTGGTTCTGTAGGCATGAGAATACAATATCCTTTTGGAATTTTTCTGTATGGCTGATATTTAGTTTGTTGTTTATGCAACTTAATATTATTGAACCATAAATAAGCATAGGTCAAAATTTGTGCTAAAtaactttaaaatatatattctgAATTTTTAATCCACCTCACCACAGTTATATATGTCGCTCGTGACTTGTTTATGTTTCTTTTGTGATTGGCAATATATGTTTTTCCTTgactataaatacatattcgaAGAACCCATTTGGGAGAAGGAAGGATGGAAACCACCCTGGTGCTGTCCCTACTGCCAATGGAGCTCCGCCGACTATGACATACCAGTAGCTTGAAGGGGATGTACTCTGTTCCTTATGCTACAGAAACACAACCACATGATAGGATGCATCTTGCAGCTGTTGCATGCATCCATTTCATAGTCACGTCATCAGCATTAGCATCTCTCCTCTTGTGAATGAATGCACATAGTGGCATCATGAACATACCATTTGGCTATGTTATAACGTGTTTGTGACATGCATTTTCAGCAGTATGTGTTAATGCCTGGATATTAGGGGCTCAAATATTGTTATCATCTTATACTGTATTTGTGACATGCATATTTCAGCAGTATATCTGTTAATGCAATATTAGGGACAGTAATATGGTTATCATCTGTGGGGTGGTGCATGGGTCTGCAGATTTGTTGGATTGGAGTGTTTTTTGCTTTATATTAAATTGTTGCACATTGAAATTAGGAAGGCGTCCATATAGACATCTTGCCACTTTTACATCTTTTTTGTTTACATGGTTTTGAGATTCAATTATCTTAACCAATCATCTGAAGGTGTTCCTCAGTTCTATTTCGTGGCATAACTTTCATTCGGATGTGGATACTTAGGAAAACATACCACTAATTGTCATGTTTTCCCTTCCATCACCTTTGTCATTTCCATCCCCATGACATTCTAATAACTTAGACTAATCATAGGTCATCGTTTAAGCGAGGAGAGTTAGACATGCAGTTTTACCATTCAAGATGTTCGAAGCATGGCTTTTCAGTAAGACGTTGGGTATTATATATGCTGTGTGGTTTATATACAGGATTTTCCAATACAAAATGAGAATGCACTATACATTTGAGGAGGTCTGGTGTCTGCAGCTGCTCGTTTGTTTCAGGTAATGTTTACTTCACTAGGCAAAGGTTACTGTCGGTCAGAACTTAATGAGGTTTTTTACATCGAGCATGAAGTTTTCTTGTGCCTCGGGTTAAAGCTGTCTTGAGATCAGTAGGTATCTTGACATTTATCAATGAGGGGAAACACATTTTGCACATTACAAGTTTGAAGCAAATATGATCGAACTATGCGTTGGTCCTTGAGTGCCATTgattacttataagtgaaatgAGTTATAAGTTGTGAAGACTTAATGGAAATTTCCATTgagaggaaaagaagaaagaatattCTTTTGCTCCCAATTTTAGAATGGATTAACCGAAAGCATGGACCGAGATCTATAGCCATCAAAGTTTTAACTAAGAATCTAATGACTAAAGATTTAACGGTCTTGGATCTCGGTCCATGCTATCGGCTGGTCCTGTATGTGTTTGTTAGATGCGCACAAGAAAGAGTAGATGCCTTTATTTTAAGtgacttttttcttttggaaaaatCAAAGTTGAATTGGTCGGTTCGTATTGCTTTTCTCAGTCCAAAATTTTTTTCCCGGCCAAGAAAGGGGTTAGGAAATATTTAGTGGGAAAACAAACGTTTTATCATTGAAGACTTGGATATCAACGTCGATAAAACTctaattagaaattgatttgaCTGTAAAACTGGGTCGCATTCCGTGCGATACAACTTTGCCCCATTTGCTTTCATAGAAATCTCGTAGAAAGTTGGAACACCTACTTTTCATTTCACCATTTATCGGTTTGTGGTGAGCATTACCATCGCATCAACTGCTTTTGAACGAGTGTGATTTAATCTGTTATACAAATCTTGAAGTTTATACAAATCTCGAAATATGCTCATCCAACGACAATTTATGTGGTGATAGTGCTTACCATTCTTGATGCAGTGGCGACCAAATATTTTCCCTATTCCAACAAGGACGAAAACGATATTGTTCCAAAATCATATGAAGGAAGAATGCATCACATGCTTTATTGGTACGCCCTTCTTTCTATTTGTCCTATTATATatcacaatgaaaattttcaacttttcttcttttatttatttatttattttttcttataaGACCTGAATAACATCAttacttataaataaaaaaacattataaACTCAATATATAAGAAGAAAAACCAAACCCATACTATTTAGTAACAAATGAATTTCCCAAACTCAGTGGACAAATAAAGGCCTGACCTCCCATTAAAGTTtaaacttttaaagtgttttttctgTAAAATTTATCATTAACAAggtgttttgtttctttctagtttactatttattatttaaaaatgctatttttatcatttatttgtaCTATCTAATATAGATGAAATTCACATGTGTTGACGGAATCTGTTTTTATTAGAGAAGTAGTACAAATAATGTTCCAAATAAACAATAAATGTAGCTGATTCTTTACTATTTCAATGACAAAATGTTGAATTTACCCACCCACACACCAACTATTAcacttatttatatttttgacaAATAAAATGTATTTATTTTGGAGATAGTCAGAAGTCACAGATTGACAAAAAAAGAAGGGGAGAAGTCACAGAATTGAGTAGTAAGTAGGGCCTCCCTCCCTCATTCCAGTCGGATCTCCTCCATCAGGTTCTAAGGATTAGGAGATTCGAagcgttgaaatttgatccaacggttgcaattattatcatttttagaagacttttttatttataaccgttgaattaaattttaaccGTCCGGATCTTCGAATTCTTAAGATTCGATGGGGTGAGATCTGGCTGGGATCTCTGTCCCCTGTTGTTGTCTGACAGTATTGACGCGGTTGTGTGCAGTCATTTAATACAAATATGAACTCCACGTGTGGACACGACGGAGTCCACTTCCAGTCGCAACTTCCATACCTTCAATTCACATTGCGTAATGTCTTATCTGGATTCTCTGCTTAAATATTGCCTTttgccaaaaataaataaataaataagagcatTTTCAAAGATGTGAAAATCTTTGATGAAATGTTACTATGTATATTTGACATCAAAAGTCTATTCAACTGAAATGTTATTTGTTGATTGAATTTGAAAACTTTATAATTTGGAGTCAAATTTAACATTAgtatcaaatttatttttaattttcattttaatgGTAAGTCATTTGTTCGACTAACATTTCGACGAATAAAAAttgtttcaatatttttttaataatgacGATCATTTAAAGttctatttaaataataaaataacatttgacaCATGTGTCATCAATTGCAATTTGACTATTATAGTTTGACATTTTATTTAGAGCTGGTTTAAGGGTAAATTGTCATTTGACACCTTAGTTATTTTTTTCGTCGATTTTTAACTATTTGAAATTATCAAATTACCTCTCACTGTCAGATTGGATTTGATAAAATTTCATTCACCTTATGTCAGTACTGGCACAATTTTATCCACAATATTGAATCACGTACTATTATTTAATTGCAAAGTGGATGGAGTTTGATTAAATCTGATGGTGAGGAGTAAATTAGCTAATTTTAAATAGTTCAAGGTAATTACTAGGACAATAGTTTAAGGAGTCGAATGACAGTTTATTCAATAAAGAAGTGATTAAATATGTCATATACaacatgtttgtaccatacttgaccaatcccaaaactactgagcaccggtcaacgttataccgtcaaggatccagaagagtttccctctaaccaggaggccaatcacagcacgacacgtgtcgacatcagaagccaatcatagcgagacacgtgtcaacattagaagccaatcacaacacgatatgtgtcaatgtcagaatgaaactagaaactctcttctataaatagagatcattctctcacaatatttgattggagcatatttatgcgacttagttggcttgttcttgtgcatttatgtcgtgtttccttagttattttaatgtttaaagtcattttcgtgtgttttcagattttatggacaaagtaggcaagaagatgcattttggagcattttggagcaaaatggagcttggaatgcatgtcacatatttgggccaaagtggatgggcgaatttgagaactaaagatgccaagaatgtgaagaattatgatccaaaagatgaagaactcagcccaaaaatttgtcaccccaacttgccttcattgccatgcaaaacaacatagaattccatttggattcccatgccatgcttgatcactgttgtcccctacataatttctgatttcatgcttcaattcatttaattattacacttaattgcttgatacctcttgttcccttcacccacaaaattttatacaactttcacaaccataacatgcaccaattgatgctccatcattcacatttggaatctcatgccttgtgtaccacatgttgctgcacctttgacccatttattgacacattttcacctccctttccatctctatgcaatgtacacaatcattcatgctccctagctacaagaccactccattttacccttcacactttgcatcatcacttcattttcacccttggaccattgcacaccacatacactctttgccgtgcattctccctagcctaacctgattctctaaggtttttggggcctatatatacatgtttacaccccttggcaaagggttcacactctcatattcaccattcatcacagaaattcgtccatactcaccctaggtagcaaaacacctcaaaaacaccattctagtgcctagaaaacataacagccactccaccttcttccaccctctttgcctagttctccaccatcctccaaccctcaaacactcctccacacttaccctaaacctttccataccattccccatccattctacatcataaaactacccaaaaatccgtccacaaagcaatctgccgcaagtaagcaaaggagaatttttggatgcacttgctacccaagttggagcattttaggtgttttctttcctttgattttaatgtctaattttatgtatctttgctttgtgagtatgaggaactaaacccctcttagttagggggtgattcgaaaccatgctcatacttgcaatatgatttgattacatccagttgtgattcataagttgtgaattcaatttacttatccgatcatataaaaaatgatttgtgtatgttggttgagagtgcacgcttaattttcatgcatgaatttaacgctagaatataagggagtttcacctaatcgttatgaacttatattcacaagtagtgaaggttgctagtcacaatcacgttaagtaaattcttggcataagtttcatgcaaatcatagtaacgagtgcctcgtcaatgcttatgtttttcatagaacttaatgattcttgcttgtatctctattatgcaattcatgtagggaacttgtagggaatgttttgggttgtcgtatgcaatcatccaacccaataacttgtggaaaaactgagggttaattagtgcaattcacggttaatttggggcgttgagtattcatagcttatcgaaaagcaactggaaatcgttttgtatgcaagtgtgacatgtgtggagaagaacctcctagctagccttccatccataagtttcattcaaattcattttacaatctgttttgattcacttaaatttgtctaagaatttgtttactttgttcttgtcttaatttaattattttcgtccaaaatcaaccccatcttatttctttgagtcatattaattagaacttgtcttagattatgtttttaagtgttttagttcattagaaaaccaaaattcgtccaagtttgtgttagagtcccaaaactgcccagattgtgtgtttaaggtagttttgagtgtttaggggctgttttgagtcttttggtttgttttagtgttttaaagtatagttttacattttttgagtctagttagtgttttaaactttgtttttacgttttcaagtcagtttccaagtgatttagcaatccctcctaatccccggcctagaacgatccctacttacatactttactacaattgataaaaagagggtttaatttgtgtgcttatatatttcgcatcaatatttccgaatgttatttgtactaaatcattcactagtacttactaaaggagagcttgaacctatgtacttatgtaaacccttcacaattaatgagaactcatttaCTCCGCAGAcatagccaatttgggtgaaccacgtacatcttgtgtttgcttccctatccttacccatttacatacttattcacactagtgactggagcaatctagtgaaggttacaaacttaacattttctattgtaccaaagtcttcactgattttgtgcattaacatttggcgctgtatgtgggaacgacacttattcctactctcttcagctttgtcaagctggtttttaccattcgtacactcttttttgaccaggcatccctctccaacatgggaagcgaaggaagccacagcacacagaatgacatcCCTCTTGCACTTAGTGCGAATCaacgaaagaagaaaagaaagagggttgctcttcaagctaaagtcgatgagctagaagcttaaaataacaagatagcaatgaagaatgagatcctccaggagcagtatgagaagctctttgagacgctccacgaaactaggcgtactcaaacacgcaagCTCGTTACCCATGTTGACATCAatcatcatctgggtgccccacAACACGGATGGTCActttccttcgacatgggtatccctgatgaggaacgagctaatcatcaaaacattgatcaacatgagacttttctcaacccagatgcttcgacctaAAGTAGaggaagtggaggaagacacctccttgcagaagggttggaaggatcgaaagtcgtttattgtgattgccgagacttcctaaagcaatgtcgagagaatcccctccacatatgctcgaagatcaatgacccaagggtttctaaaagactcAGTCTCCTCCTACGACCCAGGCCAGTTGTCAATCTAGgaaaggaacgacaggtcccagaggaacatgaaggtacaggggactctaaGGTATTCCAACAGACTTGCCCTTGctcaagaaaaaaccacacgcccttactcaaactttcctacttccaagaggcgatggagacttacgaaagaaaattctagttgtatatgactccactcaggacccccttgtcctacagctctttgaggaagtaaacaagttgaaggccgaacgtcaggccgagatacctgactggaactaacccaggcctggccctctcacaagaaggatcctcgacacacccttcaagcgaagacaaaacaaaagcttggtttacaactctatactggaagggagggcccaattgaacaccttaacctctttgagtccaccatggcatatcagatgtacaccgacgaagagcgatgtcttttcttcccttccaccctctctagcgAAGCTCTAAActgatgacttgtacactattcgccagataatccccgaccccaagcagtcaacacagtgggtcgaGCATGTGTCAAGATgacccctaccccgaggtatgaagcatacacacatttgaacgccacatgcgtggtcatttaccccagcatagcacacttgatatcgaagccaaagtcgaggcacccggattacaagcccacgaagaacacgggcacgttttgctgttACCACGAGGataacggccatgacgacgAGAAATGTATCCCCCttcatgatcatattgaagctttggcatatgaaggaaaaattgatcaattcctccttcaccctccaaggggtaaccataaccaacgccaggtgaatgtgatatattccataagtggtggcacacccatatctaaatcttccaacagggccatgaaaaatagtgaacgagctttaaggtctggccactaagtgtttcacgtggaagacatcaggggaggtaagtatcaaaagcctaactgggatctaatatgtttctaccctaaggaagaaagaggtatcatctaccctcacaacgacccactaatcgtggaagctcacgtagccaactttgaagtacgacgaatcttggtagacacgggggcttcggtcaatatcatgtttgctgaagctttcagggcacttaatgtagctgaacacttgctcgatcgctcgatttcccctctgataagcttcttcggtgatatcgtgcaacctttggggagcatacacttacctttcaccattggtacatgcccttacacagctaccattaccattaacttcctggtggttgattgtccaacggcatacaatgtcatcttcggacgcacatgcatcaaggatctcaaggccatggtatccacacatatgttgatgaaattttcaaccctctatggcaatggttacatcagagaagatcaacttagtgcacgatcatgttacaacactttggtcaagcaacaacacctgtctgtgcccaaggaaactttttttctatacataaccaagtcatAAATATCAGCCTaaacgaagccaacttggatcatcacggtggcaacagtcaacccgatgatcctcgagataactctttcacccagcaagcacaacccgctgaagagttggagaaggtttctatcttaaaagattatccggatcgcatggtgaagattagtaccaccttgtcaccacccattcggttggcattgatctcttttttgtaagagaacattgaggtcttcgcctggtcatatgaGGACATGCCAAGCATCTTTCccaatatcatctgtcatcgcttaagtattgaccccaagaccaagccagtgaaaCAGaaacgaagatcttatgacgttgaacagtacgaggcaatgaatgcagaagttgaaaaactcaaaggcatatgcttcgtctgcgaagtcaattatccaacgtgggtagcaaatgttatcCTTGTTAAGACAGTGTGATAAGAAatgcttcatcaatgaagggcaaccacaattctcaaaaacttcacactcttgattaagacagtgtgaagcaaaccaatttatggtgccaacaagagcttcatcaatggagggcaaccacaattctcaaaagcttcacacgctcttgatcaagacagtgtgaagcaaaaccaatttatggtgccaaaaccaatttatggtgccaacaagagcttcatcaatagagggcaaccacaattctcaaaaacttcacacactcttgatcaaaacagtgtgaagcaaaaccaatttatggtgccaataagagcttcatcaaaggagttcaaccacaattctcaaaagcttcacactcttgatcaagacagtgtgaagcaaaaccaatttatggtgccaacaagagtttcatcaatgaaaggcaaccacaattctaaaaaacttcacacactctttatcaagactgtgaagcaaaaccaatttatggtgccaacaaaagcttcatcaatggaggacaactacaatttTCAAacattcgaagcaaattcaagactgttcgaagcaaattcaatttatatggttcatccaaaccttcgactactacaaggtgtggcttgcatcacaatctcttgctcgacagtgtggagccaaaattcgtatatgttgtctctcccacattttcaaatttctagttttcccaaaaaaaaaatgggaaattcaacaaagctttatcaatggaggacaactacaaattctcaaaagcttcatactatcttgatcaagatagtgtgaagcaaaatcaattcgtggtatccaacaaagcttcaccacaaaaacttcatcaatgaaggacaactacaaattctcaaaagcttcacactatcttgatcaagatagtgtgaagcaaaatcaattcatggtacccaacaaaagcttcaacacaaaagcttcaccaacaaaagcttcatcaatgaaggacaactacaaattttcaaaagcctcacattatcttgatcacgatagtgtgaagcaaaatcaattcatggtacccaacaaaagtttcaactccaaagtttcacctacaaagcttcaactccaaagtttcacctacaaaagcttcaacacaaaagttttacccacaaaagcttcacccgcaaaagcttcacctacaaaaacttgacccacaaaagcttcacctacaaaagcttgacccacaaaagtttcacccacaaaaacttcacctacaaaagcttgacccacaaaagcttaacctacaaaagtttcacccacaaaagcttcacccataaaagtttgacccacaaaagcttcacccacaaaagcttcacctacaaatgtttcacctacaaaagctttgacccacaaaagcttcacctacaaagctttaacacaaaagtttcacctacaaaagcttcacactattttgatcaagatagtgtgaagcaaaatcaattcatggtgcctaacaaagcttcaacctcaaaacttcacctacaaagcttcaacaccaaagattcatctacaaagcttaatatatatatatatatatatatttcggaaattcaaaaattcaaaaattcaaaaatttgaaaaaaaaaattgtctaggcctcctcttctttgggcatAACAACttttataacaaatatatataaatgaagAGTTTTGgactaccacttagaaaggaaatgcctcattcgtcaactccctcgaccggagatttggggaactcctaccatatgctactgcaccttgatactcggaagtctcacgaccactcagtaacttggatttttcaagtctccaagcgagaagttttcctcactcgggaaattaaaggagcactaactcaacctacatgcttcactcacaaagcttcaacaaaaggaaaaattcaaaaaacttagtgaagaatgccttggtgtatttaacataatacgttgaaatgaagcaaagcttgtttattgatatctccgataagttacaaatatgta belongs to Malus sylvestris chromosome 17, drMalSylv7.2, whole genome shotgun sequence and includes:
- the LOC126611672 gene encoding uncharacterized protein LOC126611672, whose amino-acid sequence is MAGAGIHPYHQQWPPAAAAPHPPPPAVGSIAPPPHHLVDNPNRAVTEEVRTIFITGLPEDVKEREIQNLLRWLPGYEASQVNNKGEKPMSFALFSTAQQAIAAKDALQGMIFDSESKAVLHTEMAKKNLFVKRGIVADTSAYDQSKRLRTGGDYSQGGYSSPSPFHPAPPPVWGPHGYMAPPPPTYDPYGGYPVPPVPMHPPPPVPAPAPSSYVPVLNTKDNPPCNTLFIGNLGESINEEELRGLFSSQPGFKQMKVLRQERHTVCFIEFEDVNSATNVHQALQGAVIPSSGSVGMRIQYSKNPFGRRKDGNHPGAVPTANGAPPTMTYQ